In the genome of Lynx canadensis isolate LIC74 chromosome F1, mLynCan4.pri.v2, whole genome shotgun sequence, one region contains:
- the BECN2 gene encoding beclin-2, with the protein MFPIRFICQCCKQPLKLNQSMETSGLETTQEPPASTLSAQWEPGETLERGPASKAETDTEKLQDSTSCSTVPGDDGKMSRDSSSNFILLGEFAPTSMLSNAQKTAGDIFDILTGERDVDHALCEDCTDKLLEELDTQLILTETENQNYKHWRKRIHDGELETLQEELAGLELEEARLAQELEEVEKNQKRVAEDLEAARAETQVLDQQDEQHWRDYSNLQWQQLELQDELTSRRNLLVHAQIQWDWLKKTNVFSATFEIRDDGPVGIINSFRLGCLPTVPVSWNEINMAWGQTALLLHALSNKIGLEFQRYQLFPCGNRSYLKSLTDDAIELPLFCITGQITCLDVKFDLAMMAFLDCMQQFKEEAEKGKWGLCLPCKIHVENGLMEDSGSTGEFYSIRTRLNTEEQWTKALKLMLINFKCSLAWLSLKYCQK; encoded by the coding sequence ATGTTCCCCATCCGCTTCATTTGCCAGTGCTGCAAGCAGCCACTAAAGCTGAATCAGTCCATGGAGACCTCAGGTCTTGAGACCACCCAAGAACCTCCAGCTTCCACACTCTCAGCTCAGTGGGAGCCAGGAGAAACCCTGGAAAGAGGCCCTGCCTCCAAGGCAGAGACAGATACTGAGAAGCTGCAGGATAGTACCTCCTGCTCCACCGTCCCTGGAGATGATGGCAAGATGTCCAGGGACAGTTCTAGCAACTTCATCTTACTTGGAGAGTTTGCCCCTACAAGTATGCTCAGTAACGCCCAGAAGACTGCTGGGGACATTTTTGACATCCTGACTGGTGAAAGAGATGTGGACCACGCCCTGTGTGAGGACTGTACTGACAAACTTTTAGAGGAGCTGGACACCCAACTCAttctcacagaaacagagaaccaGAACTACAAACATTGGAGGAAGAGAATACATGACGGGGAGCTGGAGACACTGCAGGAGGAGCTGGCGGGCCTGGAGCTGGAGGAAGCAAGGCTGGCTCAAGAgctggaggaggtggagaagaaCCAAAAAAGAGTAGCAGAGGATCTTGAGGCTGCCAGAGCAGAGACTCAAGTGCTGGACCAGCAGGATGAGCAGCACTGGAGGGACTACAGTAACTTACAATGGCAGCAACTGGAACTGCAGGATGAGCTGACCAGCAGGAGGAACCTGCTGGTACATGCCCAGATCCAGTGGGACTGGCTGAAGAAGACCAATGTCTTCAGTGCCACCTTTGAGATCAGGGATGATGGCCCTGTGGGCATCATCAATAGCTTCAGATTGGGCTGCCTCCCCACTGTCCCCGTGAGCTGGAATGAGATCAACATGGCCTGGGGACAGACAGCCTTGCTACTTCATGCCCTGTCCAACAAGATTGGGCTGGAGTTTCAGAGGTATCAACTCTTCCCCTGTGGAAACCGGTCCTATCTGAAGTCTTTAACAGATGACGCCATTGAGCTGCCATTGTTCTGCATCACGGGGCAGATTACTTGCTTGGATGTCAAATTTGACCTCGCAATGATGGCTTTTTTGGACTGCATGCAGCAGTTCAAGGAAGAGGCTGAGAAAGGCAAGTGGGGTCTCTGCCTGCCCTGCAAGATTCACGTGGAAAATGGCCTGATGGAAGACTCTGGAAGCACTGGTGAGTTCTATTCCATCAGAACCCGCCTGAACACGGAGGAGCAGTGGACAAAGGCACTCAAGCTCATGCTTATAAATTTTAAGTGTAGTCTTGCTTGGCtgtctttaaaatattgtcaaaaatAA